From Medicago truncatula cultivar Jemalong A17 chromosome 7, MtrunA17r5.0-ANR, whole genome shotgun sequence, a single genomic window includes:
- the LOC11437795 gene encoding sphingosine-1-phosphate lyase: MDSSALKSQFNHFRTTANSFLSQYEPLTLLLVPLFSLLIANAVRSFFGVIHDKGIKATLLGFFMNFIKLIPGVKSYIDAEKQKVVDKLQSDGKSKREGWKTELPSMGLGTSVIEKMREEKRNDAVWQGKCSGTVYIGGDESGGHFSVINEACSMFAHTNPLHLDVFQSVVRFEAEVVAMTAALLGSKEKTSGGQICGNMTSGGTESILLAVKSSRDYMKSKKGITKPEMIIPESGHSAYDKAAQYFNIKLWRVPVDKNFQADVKATRRYINKNTIMLVGSSPGFPHGIIDPIKELGQLASNFDICFHVDLCLGGFVLPFARELGYPIQPYDFTVKGVTSISVDVHKYGLAPKGTSIVLYRNHDIRKHQFVAVTEWSGGLYVSPTIAGSRPGSLIAGAWAAMISLGKEGYLENTKAIMEGSKKLQKGIEEIPELFVIGRPDMTIVAFGSNVLDIFEVNDMMSSKGWHLNALQRPNSIHICVTLQHVPVIEDFLRDLNESVKTVKENPGPITGGLAPIYGAAGKMPDRGMVQELLVDFMDGTC; encoded by the exons ATGGATTCTTCTGCTTTGAAATCTCAGTTTAATCACTTTCGCACCACCGCGAATTCGTTTCTCTCTCAATATGAACCTCTCACTCTTCTTCTTGTTCCTCTGTTTTCTCTGCTTATCGCAAACGCGGTTCGTTCGTTTTTTGGAGTTATTCATGATAAAGGAATCAAAGCTACTCTTTTAGGGTTCTTCATGAACTTCATCAA ATTGATCCCTGGTGTGAAGAGTTATATAGATGCTGAAAAACAGAAG GTTGTGGATAAGTTGCAGTCTGATGGTAAATCTAAAAGAGAAGGTTGGAAGACAGAGTTGCCAAGCATGGGGTTGGGGACATCCGTCATTGAGAAAATGAGAGAGGAGAAAAGAAATGATGCAGTTTGGCAAGGCAAATGCTCTGGTACAGT TTACATTGGAGGAGATGAGTCTGGTGGGCACTTTTCTGTCATAAATGAGGCTTGCTCAAT GTTTGCACATACCAATCCTTTGCATTTGGATGTATTCCAGAGTGTTGTACGCTTTGAGGCAGAAGTGGTTGCAATGACAGCGGCACTTCTTGGTAGTAAAGAAAAGACATCTGGAGGACAAATATGTGGCAACATGACATCAGGAGGGACTGAAAGTATATTATTAGCCGTTAAATCATCTCGCGACTATATGAAATCCAAGAAAGGAATTACAAAACCCGAAAT gATAATTCCTGAGTCTGGTCACTCAGCATATGACAAAGCTGCACAGTATTTTAACATCAAACTATGGCGTGTTCCAGTTGACAAAAATTTTCAAGCTGATGTGAAAGCAACTCGACGTTACATTAACAAAAATACCATTATG TTAGTTGGATCTTCTCCTGGGTTTCCTCATGGGATAATAGACCCCATCAAA GAACTTGGTCAACTAGCATCAAACTTTGATATTTGTTTCCATGTGGACCTTTGCCTTGGTGGCTTTGTATTGCCTTTTGCTCGTGAGCTTGG GTACCCCATTCAACCTTATGATTTTACTGTTAAAGGGGTTACTTCAATATCAGTGGATGTGCATAAATATGGGTTGGCTCCCAAAGGAACAAGTATTGTTTTATATAGGAACCATGATATCAGAAAG CATCAATTCGTTGCAG TTACTGAGTGGTCCGGTGGGTTGTATGTATCTCCAACCATAGCTGGAAGCAGACCTGGAAGCCTTATTGCTGGTGCATGGGCGGCAATGATATCTCTAGGGAAAGAAG GTTACTTGGAAAATACAAAAGCAATTATGGAAGGAtcaaaaaaactacaaaaagg CATAGAGGAGATTCCCGAGTTGTTTGTCATCGGAAGACCCGATATGACAATCGTGGCTTTTGGATCAAATGTTTTGGATATATTTGAAGTGAATGATATGATGTCATCCAAAGGTTGGCATTTGAATGCATTGCAGAGACCTAACAG CATCCATATCTGTGTGACACTACAGCATGTACCAGTTATTGAGGACTTTCTAAGGGATTTAAATGAATCGGTGAAAACT GTGAAAGAAAATCCTGGTCCAATAACTGGAGGACTGGCACCTATATATGGCGCCGCTGGGAAGATGCCAGATAGAGGAATGGTCCAGGAATTGTTGGTCGATTTTATGGATGGCACATGCTAG